The nucleotide window ATCGTCTTGAATTGCGGTGGTGTTTGATAGGCCTTTTCTGTCAACAATCTCCTCGTACATTTGTTCTGCCTTTTCGGTAGAATTTACTTCATAACCAAGTGTATTGGAATCTTGAACGATCTTTACCATTACATCAGGGTTTTTTTCAAGAACCCATTCATCACTTACTTTTGGATAAGTGGTGTCAAACTCTTCAGCTATGTTTTTGGCTCCAACCAACTCGATTATTTGATGGTAGTTTGTTTCGTTAGTTGCAGCTGTACTCCACTCTTGATAACCCTCAATGTAGACTTCTTTAACGTCACTTGCATTGAGGTTACTGGATAGGTCTTTTATTTCATCTAGGTGTTTGTTGTAGAAATTAAGTAGCTCTGTTGCCTCATTCTCTTTATCAAGTATTTCTCCTAACAACTCAATCTCTTCTTCCATTTTATCCATCTTATAGAAATCAAGTCTAACGACATCTATCCCGAACGGCTTGAGGTCGTCCTCTAGGTCTTCAGACCAATCGGTGTATGTAATAACTATATCGGGTTTTGGTTCAAGACTGGCTATCTCTTCAACGTTTGGACTGAAAATAGTTCCAATACTATTTTTTTCTCCAATATCTCCCCAGAAACTATCTCCAACCATATACTCACTTATGCCAACTATTTTGTTTTCAGCGTCTAGGGCTCTCACAGCCTCCGCTGAATCACTGGTTAAAGTAACAACATTTTCAACAGGATAGTTTATTTCAACCTCATTTCCTGTAGAATCAACGATAGTTATTTTTTCTTTATCACTTTCAAAGTAATCAACACATCCACCAACTAATAAAACCATAGAAATTAAAACGACAATAGAGATAACCTTAATATAAAATTTTTTTTCCAAATTATGTCCTCCTTTAGCAATTTAAGCTATCTGGTTATGTGGAATTCAACACGAAAAACAATAAATATTACTATTAAGCCTAAGTTTAATAAAAAACGTATAAAAAAACAAGAAAAGTAACAAAAATTCTAGATAACCAAAAAAACACGAAAACCAAAAACGCTCTTTGAAACAAAAAACAATTAGATAAATAAAGACAACGAATAGCAAAGAGAATTTTAAACCAAAAATTTTCGGTGTCCATGAATGAATATTAATGATACAACTGTCAATATAGTAGAAGAGATGATCGGGTGGGGCGAAGAGATAGGTATAGATATAATTCAGGTTGGCGATGCCACTTTAATCGATTGTTCAAATGGGGGGTATGACGCTGGAGCGTATTTCGCTATGGCCTGTCAAGGAGGGCTGGCTACAACTGGATTCACAGAAATGAATGTAGGAGGCAGTAAACTTCCTGCAACACAAAACTACACAGACAACCCCGCTCTAGCTTGTATAGGCTGTCAAAAAGCAGAGTTAGAGATTGATGGTGCTATTGGTTCAGGTCCAGCTAAACTACTCACCTCTAAATGTGAAGTCGGTTGGAGTGAAGAATCAGATTTCGCTGTAGTTACTTTGGAGACAAACAAAAAACCAACAAGGGAGACAATAAAAGAGTTTGCAAATAGTTGTGGAGTGCAAGAATCATGTCTATATATATTGACAGCACCTACAAACAGCCTTGTAGGAAGTATACAGATATCTGCAAGAACGATAGAAACAGCACTCTATAAACTTGAAAGACTGGGATACCCAACTAGAGAAGTATTATCAGGTTTTGCAACCACCCCAATACCACCAGTAGCAGACAGTCCTGTAAAAGCGATGGGTCGAACAAACGACGCAGTCATATATGGAGGGCAAGTACACCTAACCGTAAAGAAAGACAGCGACAAATTCAATGAACTACCCTCAAAGAAATCAGAGAAATACGGTAAATCAATGCTTCAAGTATATAAAGAAGCAGGTAACGACTTCTACAAAATAGATCAAGACTTCTTCGCACCAGCCGAAATAACCATCAACACAATTGAAAATGGAAAACTCAAGACCTATGGAGAAATAAACCATAGCCAACTGAAAAAATCATTCGATATGGAGGAATAAAATTTGGGATTAAACTACAAGGAAGCTGGAGTAGACATAAGCCAGGAAGAAAAAACTATAGAAGCATTAGCAGGAGCATTAGCAGGAACAAAAAACACCAGGAAAGGAGAGTACCAACCACTCAATATAGAAGGCCATTATGCCGGCTTGATTGAAGCAGGCAACAAAATAATGGCCATGGCAACAGATGGAGTTGGGAGCAAACTCATTATAGCCAAAGAAATGAACGACTACACAGGACTTGGAATCGACTGTATAGCTATGAACGTAAACGACATCATCTGCACAGGAGCCGAACCCGTCGCATTCGTAGACTACCTAGCATTCGAAAAACCAGACCCAAAAGCAGCTGAAGAAATTGGTGAAAGCATAAAAAAAGGCGCAGATAAAGCAAACATCTCTGTATTAGGAGGGGAAACAGCTACACTACCAGAAATAATAAAGGGCTTCGATATCGCAGGGACCTCCGTAGGTTTCACTGAACCAGAAAACCTGGTTACAGGCGAAAAAATCCAGGCTGGAGACAAAATAATAGGAATAAAAAGCTCTGGAATACACAGCAATGGACTAACACTCGCCCGAAAATCAATCGAAAAATCAGATATCACATACCAAACAGAAATAGATGGCGAGAAAATAGGTAAAACCCTACTAACACCAACCAGAATATACGTAAAAGAAATACTAGAAATCAACCAAAAATGCAATGTAACAGGACTAGCGCACATAACAGGTGGAGGCCTAAGAAACCTAAACCGACTTGGCGAACATAGATACAACATAAAAAACCCAATAAAACCACAGCCAATATACAGCCACATACAACGGCTTGGCGAAATAACAGACCTAGAAATGTACAGAGTCTTCAACATGGGAACAGGGTTCTGCATAACCACACCAAACCCAACAAAACCACTTAAAATACTAGAAAAACACGATAGAGAAGCTAAAATAATCGGAGAAGTGGAAAAAGGAAAAGGAGTAAACATTAAAGGAATTGGAGAGCTCTAAACCCATATAATAGACATTAGAGCTTAAAAAAGTTTTTTAGGAGCTAGATCTCTAGTTCTTTTTTTATTTCATCATAACTGGATTTTAGGTCTTGAGAAATCACCCTCGTCTCACCGATAACAGGCATGAAGTTCGAATCCCCCTCCCACCTAGGAACTATATGTTGATGGATATGTGTTTCGATCCCAGCTCCAGCAACACGCCCAAGATTCGTACCCACATTAAAACCATCAGGTTCAAAAACCTTTTCAGCCGCCTTTATATAACCCGACAATATCCGTTGACTCTCCAAAACCTCTTCCTCCGTCCTAGAAGTATAATCGGAGGTATGGCGGTAAGGAGCAACCAATGCATGTCCAGGGTTGTATGGATATTTATTCAACACCAAAAAACACTTCTCCCCCCTATAAAGAATTAGATTCTCCCTATCACGATGTTCATCTCGAGTAGGTAAACTACAGAAAACACAATCAACATCACCTTCTTTTGCCTTCCTAACGTACTTAATTCTCCACGGAGCATATATTCGTTCCATCATCATGAATTAATAACTTGGACCTGTATTATTTTTTTGATGAAAAAAATCAACGATGTTTTAGTTGAGGACACATACTGCGAAGCCTTTGATGGCCTATACACCAGATTGATGGTGACCGCTATAGATGAAAAAAGACTCCATCAAGCAAGCCAAGATTCAACAGCACTACCCTGCACAGTATTCAATGAATCTGAAGGCGGAATCGAAAAATACCTAAACAATAAAGAAACAGTTGATGGAAGAGAAGGCTCCATAATACAGATATGGGTCAACAAAACCGCTGGAAAACCCAAACTAGAACATGAAATGGCTAAAAGAGTGCGACAAGGAATCCTAGTCGTACCAGGAACAAGAGTCTATAACCACAGCAACTCAGAACAAAAAATAGATACAATGGAGAAAATAGGCCATTGTGGAGATGGATATGAATGGATCGAGGAAAGAAATGGTAGAGAAATGATAAACATACCAATAATGATGGGAGACTTCCAGATAGAGAAAAAAATCGGGTATGACACCGGAGTCATGGGTGGAAACATATGGTATTACTGTGACTCAACAGAAACAGCAATAAAAGCCGGTGACGCCGCAATAAAAGCAATAAAAGAAATAGAGGGAGCTGTAACCCCATTCAAAATATGTTCAGCCGGCTCAAAAGTTGAAACAAACTACCCAGAGATAGGGCCAACAACAAACCACCCATACTGTCCAACACTAAAAGATAAAATAAAACAATCTAAAGTTCCCAACAAAACCAAATCAATACCAGAGATAGTCATCAACGGAATAAACCAAAAAACCGTTAAAAAAGCAATGAAAAAAACAATAGAAACAGTAACCCAATACGATGGAGTTCAACGTATATCAGCCGGAAACTTCGGAGGAGAACTAGGAAAACACAAAATATATCTACACGACATCATCTAAAAAACCCAAAAAAACAGTAGAGAAACAAGGCAGTCAAAAAATAAAGATAGAAAGAGGTGTGAGAAACCCATCAATCGATGGCTTCAATCTCTATCCGAAACCTTAGCCTCTTCAAAAGTCATCATGTCAGTTAAAACTCTGCATGCAGACTGAATAACCGGCATAGTTAAAGCAGCACCGGTTCCCTCACCAAGCCGCATATCGAAATCAACAAGCTCAACCAACCCAATATGATTAAGAGTTACCGCATGGCCAGATTCAACAGAGTTATGACTAGCTATCAAATAATTCTCTATCTCAGGCTCGATTTCATAGGCCAGTAATGCAGCTGCACCAGAAATAAATCCATCAACAACTACAGGGACATTATTACTTGCAGCAGCTAAAGCAACTCCAGCCATACCACCGATCTCAAAACCACCTACCTTGGATAAAACATCTAAAGGGTCATCTGGATTTGGATCATTAATCTCCAATGCCCGAATAATGGTCTCAACCTTTTTTTCATATCCCTCATCATCAACACCGGTACCCCTATCCGTAACCCTCTCAACATCTGAACCGGTAAAACAAGATATCAAAGCACTGCTAGGAGTCGTATTACCTATACCCATATCACCGATAGCAACCAAATCAATCCCGTCTTTATTATACTCCTCTTCAAAAATCTTTATACCTGACTCAACAGCCTTAACAGCTTTTTCACGAGACATAGCACGGCCTTCAGCCATGTTATCCGTTCCAGCACCAAGACTCATGTCAACTAGCTCTGGATGATCGATATCAGCCTTAATCCCCATGTCAACAACAATAGAGCGAGCACCTGCTTCACTAGCTAACACATTGATCGCAGCACCACCATTCAAGAAATTCATCACCATCTGGCCAGTAACTTCCTGAGGATACGCACTAACACCCTCTTCAACAACACCATGATCCCCGGCCAAAGTAAAAACAGCCTTACTCTCAATAGATGGCATACTACCCATAATACCAGCAACTTGAATTGAGAGTTCCTCCAATCTACCCAAACTACCACGTGGTTTAGTCAAAGAATCCTGTCTCTCACGAGCCTGCTGCATAGCCTTCTCATCAAGAGGGTTAATACTCGAAACGACACCTTCTATATAATCACTTTCAATACTTACATTCTTCATAAATAACACCAACGAACAATAAACTCAATAAACCAAATTAAATACCTATAAATAAATAGATACCCAAACGTAAATCAACTGTAACACAAAGTACGATAAAATTCACAAAGACAACCGAAATAAAGAGAAGCAGAGATAAGAAGAGTAGTTCATCAAACATACTATTTAGGACACGGACATATCAAACTTCAAGGTGATTAAATTTGAAGATTGCAGTTACCGGTTGTCTGGGAAACATGGGTTCTAGAATTGCAGAAGCAGTTATTGAGAGTGAGGATGAAGTAGTTTTTGCAGTTGAAGCCCCCGACCATGAAGATATAGGTAAAGATTTAGGAGAAACCCTTGGGTTTGGAGAAATCGATGTCCAGATCTCATCGGCAGCCGATTTTAAAGAACTACTTGTTTCAGAGAAACCAGATGTAGTAATCGATTTCACAATGCCACAAGCAACCCTCGGTTTTGTTGAGGATTGCATTGACGTAGGTATAAACATCGTTGTTGGTACAACAGGTTTCACAGACGAAGTTAAGGAAGCAATGCTTGGAGACATACAAGAAAGCGATATATCTGCTATAATATCACCAAACTATTCAGTCGGCGTAAACGTTTTCTGGAAACTGGTTTCAATGGCCGCAAGAACATTAAACTATGACGCAGAGATAGTTGAAGTTCACCACAACCAGAAAGTTGATTCACCAAGTGGGACAGCAATGAAAACAGCAGAAATAATAAAAGAAATGCGTGGAGAAGGTGAGTTTGTATATGGTAGAAGCGGCGTACACGAAAGAGAGAAAAACGAAATAGGCGTTCACAGTGTTCGAGCCGGAGATGTAGTTGGAGACCACACAGTATATTTCAGTGGAACAAAAGCAGGTGAAAGAATAGAAATAACCCACAGAGCCCATGACAGACAGGCATTTGTACAGGGAGCCCTGATGGCAGCAAAATATCTCTTAGACCAACCACCAGGCCTATACAGCATGGACGACATACTTGGTTTTGGACAACAAAAAGGAATAGAAGAAGAAGTAGAGAAACCCAGAAGATGTAAAAAAGGTGGAAGGCCAGGTTTTGGAGGATGTGGAAGAAAGTAGAATCATATTTCGAGAGCTACCCAGCTCAAAAAAAAGTAATGCAACTCCTCTTAAAAAGAGGCTTCAGAATAGACAAAGACGGCAAAATACGTTCAGGAAACATAAGAATCCCTAAAGCACAGATAGCCAAAGAAGCAGACGTAGACCGTAAAGCAGTTGACGCAACAATCAAAAGAATAAAAAACAACGAATTCCTAAAAGACATATTCTACAACCTAAAATCAATGACATTACTAGAAGAAGTAGCCCCAAAACTAGGATTAGGAATAACAATCATCACACCAACAGACGCCGCAAAAAAAGGAATACTTGGTGATGTTGCAGCAACAATATCAAAAAAACAAATAAGCATTTACCAAGCAATAGCAGACGACCCCAACCTAACCGACAACCCCAAACTAACAATAATAACAGAAAAAAGAATCCCAGGAACAACAATAGATGAATTAAGAAAAATAAAGGGAGTAAAAAAAGTAACAATCTCCTAAACCAGACAAAATAGCTATATCTACAGATCACGAGGGAGAGTACCTTGGGGCTAAACCTCGAGCCAGTTCACTTAATGAATGGAGAGATTGCGTGATAGCTAAAGCCCCACAAAAGAGGAAAAAGGGTTTTTTCATCTTGTTTAGTACCCCCGCTTTAAATCCCCTGTCTTTTATTTTGAAGGAAATTTAGTTGGAGGAAGGGGGTTTTATCTTGATTCAGGGCTAAGACCTCTTCTCTTTAGGGAGAGGAGGATGTCACTCT belongs to Methanonatronarchaeum sp. AMET-Sl and includes:
- the mch gene encoding methenyltetrahydromethanopterin cyclohydrolase, producing MNINDTTVNIVEEMIGWGEEIGIDIIQVGDATLIDCSNGGYDAGAYFAMACQGGLATTGFTEMNVGGSKLPATQNYTDNPALACIGCQKAELEIDGAIGSGPAKLLTSKCEVGWSEESDFAVVTLETNKKPTRETIKEFANSCGVQESCLYILTAPTNSLVGSIQISARTIETALYKLERLGYPTREVLSGFATTPIPPVADSPVKAMGRTNDAVIYGGQVHLTVKKDSDKFNELPSKKSEKYGKSMLQVYKEAGNDFYKIDQDFFAPAEITINTIENGKLKTYGEINHSQLKKSFDMEE
- a CDS encoding HIT domain-containing protein, translating into MMMERIYAPWRIKYVRKAKEGDVDCVFCSLPTRDEHRDRENLILYRGEKCFLVLNKYPYNPGHALVAPYRHTSDYTSRTEEEVLESQRILSGYIKAAEKVFEPDGFNVGTNLGRVAGAGIETHIHQHIVPRWEGDSNFMPVIGETRVISQDLKSSYDEIKKELEI
- the cobT gene encoding nicotinate-nucleotide--dimethylbenzimidazole phosphoribosyltransferase yields the protein MKNVSIESDYIEGVVSSINPLDEKAMQQARERQDSLTKPRGSLGRLEELSIQVAGIMGSMPSIESKAVFTLAGDHGVVEEGVSAYPQEVTGQMVMNFLNGGAAINVLASEAGARSIVVDMGIKADIDHPELVDMSLGAGTDNMAEGRAMSREKAVKAVESGIKIFEEEYNKDGIDLVAIGDMGIGNTTPSSALISCFTGSDVERVTDRGTGVDDEGYEKKVETIIRALEINDPNPDDPLDVLSKVGGFEIGGMAGVALAAASNNVPVVVDGFISGAAALLAYEIEPEIENYLIASHNSVESGHAVTLNHIGLVELVDFDMRLGEGTGAALTMPVIQSACRVLTDMMTFEEAKVSDRD
- the dapB gene encoding 4-hydroxy-tetrahydrodipicolinate reductase, translated to MKIAVTGCLGNMGSRIAEAVIESEDEVVFAVEAPDHEDIGKDLGETLGFGEIDVQISSAADFKELLVSEKPDVVIDFTMPQATLGFVEDCIDVGINIVVGTTGFTDEVKEAMLGDIQESDISAIISPNYSVGVNVFWKLVSMAARTLNYDAEIVEVHHNQKVDSPSGTAMKTAEIIKEMRGEGEFVYGRSGVHEREKNEIGVHSVRAGDVVGDHTVYFSGTKAGERIEITHRAHDRQAFVQGALMAAKYLLDQPPGLYSMDDILGFGQQKGIEEEVEKPRRCKKGGRPGFGGCGRK
- the purM gene encoding phosphoribosylformylglycinamidine cyclo-ligase produces the protein MGLNYKEAGVDISQEEKTIEALAGALAGTKNTRKGEYQPLNIEGHYAGLIEAGNKIMAMATDGVGSKLIIAKEMNDYTGLGIDCIAMNVNDIICTGAEPVAFVDYLAFEKPDPKAAEEIGESIKKGADKANISVLGGETATLPEIIKGFDIAGTSVGFTEPENLVTGEKIQAGDKIIGIKSSGIHSNGLTLARKSIEKSDITYQTEIDGEKIGKTLLTPTRIYVKEILEINQKCNVTGLAHITGGGLRNLNRLGEHRYNIKNPIKPQPIYSHIQRLGEITDLEMYRVFNMGTGFCITTPNPTKPLKILEKHDREAKIIGEVEKGKGVNIKGIGEL
- a CDS encoding ABC transporter substrate-binding protein, with the protein product MEKKFYIKVISIVVLISMVLLVGGCVDYFESDKEKITIVDSTGNEVEINYPVENVVTLTSDSAEAVRALDAENKIVGISEYMVGDSFWGDIGEKNSIGTIFSPNVEEIASLEPKPDIVITYTDWSEDLEDDLKPFGIDVVRLDFYKMDKMEEEIELLGEILDKENEATELLNFYNKHLDEIKDLSSNLNASDVKEVYIEGYQEWSTAATNETNYHQIIELVGAKNIAEEFDTTYPKVSDEWVLEKNPDVMVKIVQDSNTLGYEVNSTEKAEQMYEEIVDRKGLSNTTAIQDDELILVSQNVLSTMQNPIGALIIADFIYPNIFEDIDPEEVHKEYLMKFHGIEHEGIWHYIQ
- a CDS encoding formylmethanofuran--tetrahydromethanopterin N-formyltransferase codes for the protein MKKINDVLVEDTYCEAFDGLYTRLMVTAIDEKRLHQASQDSTALPCTVFNESEGGIEKYLNNKETVDGREGSIIQIWVNKTAGKPKLEHEMAKRVRQGILVVPGTRVYNHSNSEQKIDTMEKIGHCGDGYEWIEERNGREMINIPIMMGDFQIEKKIGYDTGVMGGNIWYYCDSTETAIKAGDAAIKAIKEIEGAVTPFKICSAGSKVETNYPEIGPTTNHPYCPTLKDKIKQSKVPNKTKSIPEIVINGINQKTVKKAMKKTIETVTQYDGVQRISAGNFGGELGKHKIYLHDII